The DNA sequence GTAGGAAGCTACACGCAGGTGCGGATTGCGGGCGATTTCCTGTCAAACCGAAAAGCTGCTTGGGCGGAAAGATGCCCACCGAAAACCACTGCTGCCGCACTTGACGGGTAGCTGAAGTTATGCGCTGGGTTCATTATTTTTTGTCTTTATCAGTCCGTAAATTACAAATACTAATCCAACTATAATAAATGGGATACTCAGCAATTGTCCCATGTCAAGTTGCATTTGTTCTTCGAATGGCTCTTGTCTTTCTTTTATAAATTCGATAACGAATCGTGCGATAAAAATCAATGAGATAGATAATCCAAAAAAGAATCCATTTTGTAACTTGTCTCGTTTTGTTTTATACAAGTAAAAAATTAATCCAAATATAGCCAAATAGGAAATTGCCTCATATAACTGTGCTGGATGTCGTGGTAAATTGTCCTCACGAACAAATATGAATGCCCAAGGGACTCTTGTTGGAATCCCAATAATCTCTGAATTCATCAAGTTTGCAAGTCTGATAAAGCAGCCTACCAAAGGTGCTACAACTGCAATCAAATCAATTGTTTTAATAATAGATTCTTTTGTCCTTTTTGCATAAATAATTAAAGCTATTATTAATCCCAGAGCACCGCCGTGACTTGCCAATCCTTGATAACCAATAAATTCATAACCTCCACCAGCAGTTTGTTGGATTGGTAAAAGCATTTCTAATGGATTACTCAGATAATATGATGGGTCATAAAATAAGCAATGACCCAATCTTGCTCCTGCAAAAATTCCTATCAATCCATAGATTGAGAGTTTTTCTAATTTGTCAAGTGGAATATTTTCTTTTTTGAAAATCCAATTGAGGATATAAACACAAAGTATCAATCCTCCTACAAAAAGAACTCCATAATATCTGAGTGAAATCCCAAATACATTAATAATTTCAGGGTCAATGTCCCAATGTATAAAATTTATAATCATAGTATTAGTTTGTCAATGTGTGCGTCCTGTTAACCTTGCGCATAACTAGTATATAGTGGCAAGTTTATAGTACTTTTTCTAACATTCCCTTTTGATTAACCCCGGCAAGCCTTTCGGCCTGTCGGGGTTAATCAAAAGCGGACTTATTCAGCAGGGGTTGGGTCGGGTTTTGGTTCTTCCTTCTTGGTGTGAATGAGTCGTGCATAGGTTTTACGCAGTTCGTCGAGTTGATTAAACAGGGTGGTGAGGGTAGCCGTCGGCATAAAGTTGACGGCTTGTTCAACTGCTGTGCAGAACTGCTCGTAGCTTTTGGTTGCTGCTGCCCTCAGGCTGGTAGCCGAAGGGCCTTCGATGGCCGCATCCTGCGTGAGGCGGTTCTGGTATAACTGATTAAACATGTCGTTCGCCATATCCAGCTCGGTCATCATTTGTGCAATGCCAATGGTTACCGCATACGCTTTCATCTCATCATTCAGGTTGTATTTGCCAAACATCTCGCGTAAAACTCCGGTCTGGGTATTCATTGCCTTTTTGTTGGTATTCCAGTAGGGGTCGAGGAAAACTTTCAGGTTCTCTGCCGCGTTCTTTTTGGGGAGGTCGCGGCCTTTGAGGACAGTAGTCACGTTGCGCTTGATTTCAGCAAAACGGTCTTCGCGGTCGGCGTTCATTTCGACCAGTTGCGGGGTCAGTAGGTTTTTCAACGCTTTGTTCATTTGCAGTTCCATCGCGTGATTGTCGCTTACCAGTCGGGCGAGGGTGGCTTTGGGCATTTCGCCGATGTTTTCCTTTACCGGATCGGCGTACTCAATGGTCGATTTGTTCAGCGAAAACAAATCGTCGATCTTCAAATTTTTCAAATACACGATTGTAAACTCTTTTGTCTCCATTGGTTTTTTGATTTTTGGTTTTACTTAAATGCCTGAACTTATTTAATGTTGTTTTTGGCCATTTTTATCGTTTTGGAGCTTTCCAAATTTGGGAATAGTTCGGAGCATTCGTCCGTAAGCTTTCCAAATTTAGGAACGATTCGGAGCACTCATCAGGAAGCTTTCCAAATTTGGGAACGATTCAGAACACCCGACCGTAGGCTTTCCTAATTTGGGAATAGTCGGGGACATCCGACCGCATGCTTTCCAAATTTGGGAACAGTCCCCAATGCCCGTTCCGGGGGTTCCCTATGCTGCCGCACGATTGCATCGTGTGGTATTTTTTCAATTATTCTTTTATTCTTTTCCTCACCACGCGATATAATCGCGCGGTAGCACGGCGAATCCTTCCGCTAATATTTAAATTCAGAACTATATTTAAGAACTTGTAAGCAACCTTTACCAAATATATGATAATTTCTTTGAATTATTATTGATAATTATAGATTTTAATTGTTTGATTATTAAGAAACTGTTTAAAAATTTCCCGTAGGGAAAACCTGTCGGTAGAAATGTCGATTTATGAGCTATGTTTTGTCCCGTATGGGACAAAAGACATGCATATTTTCGTTATTTCTACCGACCTTTCGTTCCTAACGGAACAAGAAAACTAAATTTAAACAGCTTCTAAATATACGTCCATGTCAACTCGTTCTTAATTCCTGCTGGCGACAATTTGCAAAAATTATAATATTCGAATCAAGGATTAGAGTTTAAAACCCGAAGGGTTGATCTGATTGTAGAAAATATAGAACAAAGCGCATTAAAACCACGAAGTGGTGAAATAATCATTCCATGCCTTCGGCATTAAATTTTTTCCCAAATCAGAAAAGAAATCGACCTCAGATAGGTCAACTGTTTATAGAAAATACTGAATAGAAAGAGTACAACCCCAGCTGGGGTTGAATATTCAGATGATTGCCCTTTTCTATAACCATTTTATCCCTCCGGGATAGATTTTGTCCTGCGTTTGATCGTCTTCTTCTTTGCGCCCCTTCGTGTCTTCGTACCTTTGTGGCAAAAACGTCAACACCTTCTGTTCATTCAAAAAAAAACTCCGAAGTAACTAGTACTCCGGAGTTCTTTATGTTCGATCCTGATCAAATTTTGGGCTTGATCTGAACCTTATCTGGATTGGTTTTTTCCTTATTCGGCAGCCGAATAATCAGCAGCAGCCAATCGTTTGTAGCCGTTGTATCTCCATTTTGCATTTTCTTCGGCAGCAGCAAACAGTTCTTCGGCCACTTCAGGGAATGCTTTTTTGAGTGAAGTATAACGTACCTCGCCATTCAGGAAGTTCTGGAATTTCGACCAGTCAGGAGCATTTGAGTCCAAAACCATTGGGTTCTTTCCTTCTTCTTCCAACAATGGATTGTGACGGTATAAGTGCCAGTAACCACACTCAACAGCCAGTTTTTCTTCCTGCTGTGTGCGACCCATCGAAGCCCTTAATCCGTGGTTGATACATGGAGAATAAGCGATGATCAATGATGGTCCAGGGTAAGCTTCGGCTTCGCGGATTGCTTTCAGGTATTGAGCCTGATTAGCACCCATTGCAACCTGAGCTACATAAACATATCCGTACGACATGGCCATAACGCCAAGGTCTTTTTTGCGGATGCGTTTTCCGGAAGCGGCAAATTTTGCAACAGCGCCAACCGGAGTCGATTTCGAAGCCTGACCTCCGGTGTTTGAATACACTTCGGTATCCATAACCAGAACGTTAACATCAGCGCCTGAAGCTAATACGTGATCCAAACCACCGTAGCCGATATCGTAAGCCCAGCCGTCGCCACCGAAGATCCATTGCGATTTTTTAACCAGGTACTGTTTCAGTCCCATGATTTCTTTCGCATAAACAGCAGTGCTTCCGGCCAAAACTTCTTTAACTTTTGCTGAAACTTCGCCAGTTGTTTCGCCGTTCATTTTATTTTCGATCCATGCAGTAAATGCTGCTTTTTCAGCTTCAGTTGCACCATCGGCAATGGCAGCTTTCATGATCATTTCGATGCGGTCGCGTTGTGCAGCAACACCTTCAGCCATACCAAAGCCGTATTCAGCATTGTCTTCGAACAATGAGTTTGCCCATGAAACGCCCTGTCCGCTTTCTTTGTGTTTGCAATATGGAGTTGAAGGAGCCGATCCGCCATAGATTGATGAACATCCGGTTGCATTCGAAACCATCATGCGCTCACCAAATAACTGGGTAATCAGTTTAATGTATGGAGTTTCGCCGCAACCAGCACAAGCTCCCGAGAACTCGAATAATGGTTGTGCAAACTGTGAGTTTTTAACCGATTTATTTTTCTCAACAATCTTTTCCTTGTATGTTACCTTTGAATCCATGTGATTCCAGCGAGAAATTTCAGCTTCCTGAGTTCCCAGTGGCTGCATTACCAAAGCTTTTTCTTTTGATGGACAAACATCGGCACAGTTACCGCAACCAGTACAGTCGAGAACACTAACCTGTATTTTGAACTTCAAGCCAGGGAATTGTTTGTTTGGCACAGCCTGGATGGTTTGCGTGCCCGCTGGCAATGAAGCCAATTCTTCTTCATCAATCAGGAATGGACGGATTGCAGCGTGAGGACAAACGTAAGCACACTGGTTACACTGAATACAGTTTTCAGCTTGCCATTCAGGAACATTTACAGCAATACCACGTTTTTCGTAAGCTGCGGTTCCCGACTCGAAAGTTCCGTCTTCAGTGCCATTAAATGTGCTAACCGGAAGTGAATCTCCTTCTTGTGCATTGATTACATCAACAAGATTTTTGATATATGCCGGACGATTGATGCTATCTCCATCTGAAGTCAGAACGATGTTTTTCCAATCAGCAGGCACTTCAATTTTCACCACATTGTTTCCGCCGGCTTCAACAGCAGCGTAGTTCATGTTGATTACTTTTTCGCCCATTTTGCCATACGATTTCACGATAGCTTTCTTCATATGCTCAACGGCCAGTTCGTAAGGAATTACTTCAGTAATTTTGAAGAATGCCGATTGCATAATGGTATTGGTACGCGATCCTAAACCAATTTCTTCACCCAGTTTTGTACCGTTGATGATGTAGAAGTTAATTTCATTTTCTGCCAAATACTTTTTCATAGTATCAGGAAGCCTTTTCTTCGTTTCTTCTTCATCCCAAATTGAATTTAGAAGGAATGAACCACCTTTTTTTAAGCCTTTTAGTACATCGTAAAGGTTAATGTATGCCGGAACGTGGCAGGCCACAAAGTCAGGAGTATTTACCAAATATGGTGAGCGGATTGGTACATTACCAAAACGAAGGTGAGATGAAGTAAATCCGCCTGATTTTTTAGAGTCGTAAGCAAAGTAAGCCTGGCAATATTTGTCGGTAGCTTCACCAATAATTTTGATCGAGTTTTTGTTGGCACCAACAGTACCATCAGAACCTAAACCGTAGAATTTGGCTTCGTAAGTTCCGGCAGGGGCAACATTCACTTCACCATTCATCGGAAGCGATTTGAAAGTCACGTCATCAACAATACCGATGGTGAACTGGTTTTTAGGTTCGTTCAGTTCAAGGTTTTCGTAAACTGCTAAAATCTGAGCTGGAGTAGTGTCTTTTGATCCTAATCCGAAACGACCGCCAACGATAAGTGGGGCATTTTGTTTTCCCTGGAAAAGTTCACAAACGTCCAGATACAATGGTTCTCCGTTTGCTCCAGGTTCTTTGGTGCGGTCGAGTACAGCAATACGTTTTACCGATTTTGGTAATACGTTCATGAAATATTTAGCTGAGAACGGACGGTAAAGGTGAACAGACAATAAACCTACTTTTTTGCCTTTTGCTGCAAGGTAATCAATTACTTCGCGGGTGGTTTCGGTAACCGAACCCATGGCGATAATGATGTTTTCAGCATCAGCAGCGCCATAATAATCGAATGGGTGATATTCGCGTCCGGTAATTTTTTTGATTTCCTGCATGTAATTTTCCACGATATCAGGAACTGCATCGTAGAAACGGTTCGAAGCTTCCCGGGCCTGGAAGAAAATATCAGGATTCTGGGCAGTACCGCGGGTTACAGGATGTTCCGGATTTAATGCTTTGTCTCTGAATTCCTGAATCAGGTTCATGTCAATCAATGGAAGCATATCTTCTTGCGAAATAACTTCGATTTTCTGAATTTCGTGTGATGTGCGGAATCCGTCGAAGAAAGCCATGAATGGAACACGCGATTTTAAGGTTGCAAGGTGAGCAACACCAGCCAGGTCCATTTCTTCCTGAACCGATCCGGCGGCTAACATAGCAAATCCAGTCTGACGGGCAGAATATACGTCGCTGTGATCACCAAAGATTGATAAAGCGTGACCAGCAAGGGCGCGGGCACTGATATGGAATACGGTTGGAAGTAATTCGCCCGCAATTTTGTACATATTTGGAATCATCAGCAACAAACCCTGTGAAGCAGTGTATGTCGATGTCAATGCTCCCGATTGTAAAGCTCCGTGAACAGCACCAGCAGCTCCACCTTCGCTTTGCATTTCGGCTAAACGAACTGGACGACCAAAAATGTTGGTTCTTCCGTTTGCTGCCCATTCGTCAACATATTCGGCCATGGTTGATGATGGCGTAATTGGGTAGATACATGCTACCTCGCTAAACATGTAACTGATATGCGCTGCGGCATAATTTCCGTCACATGTAATGAACTTCTTTTTGTTTGCCATTTTTGAAAATTTTAATTCGTGTTTTATTTTATTTTTTATCTGTTAATATTTCTGACTAATATAAAAAGCCAAAGAGCCACAACGGAATAACATCTCCTTTTCCAATTTCAATCATATCGGCTGCCGCGAAACATCCGTTTTCAGCTGGTAATGTATATTTCCCGCCAACGCTGAAGTGAATGTGATCATTCACTTTAAAATCGGCTTTTTCCGAACTTTTTATTCGATTTTTGTATCCTACCTGATTGTAAAAGAACGTTTTTCGGAGTGTTTTGCTGTTAATGTTTACCTCATCAATGGCATACATCAGATTGGTGTTATGCAAATAAACAAGATCTGGTTTCTTAATTTCATCTTCATTACCATTCGAGAACAGCATATTGATAATTCGGGCATTTTTCATGTACCTCAGGTAATTCATGATGGTTGCCCTTGAGGTTTGAACATCGGCACTTAATTTACTTACATTTGGTGAAAAGGGAACCTGGCTGGCAATAATCTGTAATAACTTTCTAAGTTTTGGCAGGTATTGTAAGTCAATTTGATTGAGATATGTAACGTCGATTTCGAGTGCCAGATTGATGTGTTTAAGAAGCGTTTCGCTGTAAAAACCTTTGTTATCGAGAAAATAGGGGTAGAAACCATCTTTCAGATAATCGTTGAAATAAGCCAGTGGTTTAACTTCCTGAACGATTTCCTGGGCAATACTGATGTGATTGGTTAATATTTCCTGAAGGGAATACCTCCTGAAATTCAGATTCGATTGATAATTCAAATACTCCCTGAATGAAAGACCTTCAAGGTGATATATTTTGGCAATGTCAATTAATTCATTATTTCCTTCCAGCACGCGAAGAACAGGAGAGGCTGAGAATATTATTTTCAGTTCAGGGAAATTATCATAGCAGGTTCTTAATTCAGAAGCCCATTCCGGATATTTGTGAATCTGGTCAAAAACAAGAGTCTTTCCACCGGTTTTATAAAATTCGTCAACAAACGAAACGATCTTGCGTTTGGTGAAGTAGAAATTATTCAGGTTTACATAGAGACAGCTTTTGTCATTCAAATACCGTTCTTTCACAACATTAAGTAGGAATGTTGTTTTTCCGACTCCCCGAAATCCTTTGATCCCGATGATCCGGTCATCCCAGTTTATATCATCCATAAGTTCTCTTCGGATGGTACTTAGGGTTTGTTCCTGTAAAGTATTATGAATATTGACTAAACTTTGCATGTGCAGAAATTTATGCAACAAATCTAATCATTGTTTTCAGTAAATTGTAATCCGTAGATAGCAAAATCAATTTAAAAATGTAATTTAGATTTGTTAAAAATAGCAATTCATTGCAATGTATGGTTCGTAATTATATTAAGTTCGTGTCTGTTGCCTGAATAATCTAAGGTCTGGATTTGGGAATTGTGGAGTTGACTTGTTGTGGAGTTACCAAATTGAGTAATTTTATGCCGTAAATTTTCCCCGATGGTAAAACAAAAGCCTGAGTTATTAGCTCCAGTTGGCAATATTGAATCTTTTTACGCTGCTCTGAATGCCGGAGCTGATGCTGTTTATCTGGGTCTTCAGGAATTTAATGCCCGCGGACGTGCAAGCAATTTTACCCGACAACTGCTTCAGTTGGCTGTTCTGAAAGCTCGCGAGAAAAATGTAAAAATATATGTCACGCTGAATGTGCTGATTAAGAATCGGGAACTTGATCAATTGATTGATGCACTTGCTTTTCTTGACGCGGTAAAAGTGAATGGTGTGATCATTCAGGATTGGGGAACTTATTATATTGCTCGAAAGTATTTTCCGCGACTGGTATTGCATGCCAGTACTCAGATGGGAAATCACAACTCGGTTGGCGTCAATTATGGCGCCTCA is a window from the Aquipluma nitroreducens genome containing:
- the lgt gene encoding prolipoprotein diacylglyceryl transferase, coding for MIINFIHWDIDPEIINVFGISLRYYGVLFVGGLILCVYILNWIFKKENIPLDKLEKLSIYGLIGIFAGARLGHCLFYDPSYYLSNPLEMLLPIQQTAGGGYEFIGYQGLASHGGALGLIIALIIYAKRTKESIIKTIDLIAVVAPLVGCFIRLANLMNSEIIGIPTRVPWAFIFVREDNLPRHPAQLYEAISYLAIFGLIFYLYKTKRDKLQNGFFFGLSISLIFIARFVIEFIKERQEPFEEQMQLDMGQLLSIPFIIVGLVFVIYGLIKTKNNEPSA
- a CDS encoding DUF6261 family protein, with the translated sequence METKEFTIVYLKNLKIDDLFSLNKSTIEYADPVKENIGEMPKATLARLVSDNHAMELQMNKALKNLLTPQLVEMNADREDRFAEIKRNVTTVLKGRDLPKKNAAENLKVFLDPYWNTNKKAMNTQTGVLREMFGKYNLNDEMKAYAVTIGIAQMMTELDMANDMFNQLYQNRLTQDAAIEGPSATSLRAAATKSYEQFCTAVEQAVNFMPTATLTTLFNQLDELRKTYARLIHTKKEEPKPDPTPAE
- the nifJ gene encoding pyruvate:ferredoxin (flavodoxin) oxidoreductase encodes the protein MANKKKFITCDGNYAAAHISYMFSEVACIYPITPSSTMAEYVDEWAANGRTNIFGRPVRLAEMQSEGGAAGAVHGALQSGALTSTYTASQGLLLMIPNMYKIAGELLPTVFHISARALAGHALSIFGDHSDVYSARQTGFAMLAAGSVQEEMDLAGVAHLATLKSRVPFMAFFDGFRTSHEIQKIEVISQEDMLPLIDMNLIQEFRDKALNPEHPVTRGTAQNPDIFFQAREASNRFYDAVPDIVENYMQEIKKITGREYHPFDYYGAADAENIIIAMGSVTETTREVIDYLAAKGKKVGLLSVHLYRPFSAKYFMNVLPKSVKRIAVLDRTKEPGANGEPLYLDVCELFQGKQNAPLIVGGRFGLGSKDTTPAQILAVYENLELNEPKNQFTIGIVDDVTFKSLPMNGEVNVAPAGTYEAKFYGLGSDGTVGANKNSIKIIGEATDKYCQAYFAYDSKKSGGFTSSHLRFGNVPIRSPYLVNTPDFVACHVPAYINLYDVLKGLKKGGSFLLNSIWDEEETKKRLPDTMKKYLAENEINFYIINGTKLGEEIGLGSRTNTIMQSAFFKITEVIPYELAVEHMKKAIVKSYGKMGEKVINMNYAAVEAGGNNVVKIEVPADWKNIVLTSDGDSINRPAYIKNLVDVINAQEGDSLPVSTFNGTEDGTFESGTAAYEKRGIAVNVPEWQAENCIQCNQCAYVCPHAAIRPFLIDEEELASLPAGTQTIQAVPNKQFPGLKFKIQVSVLDCTGCGNCADVCPSKEKALVMQPLGTQEAEISRWNHMDSKVTYKEKIVEKNKSVKNSQFAQPLFEFSGACAGCGETPYIKLITQLFGERMMVSNATGCSSIYGGSAPSTPYCKHKESGQGVSWANSLFEDNAEYGFGMAEGVAAQRDRIEMIMKAAIADGATEAEKAAFTAWIENKMNGETTGEVSAKVKEVLAGSTAVYAKEIMGLKQYLVKKSQWIFGGDGWAYDIGYGGLDHVLASGADVNVLVMDTEVYSNTGGQASKSTPVGAVAKFAASGKRIRKKDLGVMAMSYGYVYVAQVAMGANQAQYLKAIREAEAYPGPSLIIAYSPCINHGLRASMGRTQQEEKLAVECGYWHLYRHNPLLEEEGKNPMVLDSNAPDWSKFQNFLNGEVRYTSLKKAFPEVAEELFAAAEENAKWRYNGYKRLAAADYSAAE
- a CDS encoding AAA family ATPase, whose amino-acid sequence is MQSLVNIHNTLQEQTLSTIRRELMDDINWDDRIIGIKGFRGVGKTTFLLNVVKERYLNDKSCLYVNLNNFYFTKRKIVSFVDEFYKTGGKTLVFDQIHKYPEWASELRTCYDNFPELKIIFSASPVLRVLEGNNELIDIAKIYHLEGLSFREYLNYQSNLNFRRYSLQEILTNHISIAQEIVQEVKPLAYFNDYLKDGFYPYFLDNKGFYSETLLKHINLALEIDVTYLNQIDLQYLPKLRKLLQIIASQVPFSPNVSKLSADVQTSRATIMNYLRYMKNARIINMLFSNGNEDEIKKPDLVYLHNTNLMYAIDEVNINSKTLRKTFFYNQVGYKNRIKSSEKADFKVNDHIHFSVGGKYTLPAENGCFAAADMIEIGKGDVIPLWLFGFLY